A part of Rhodamnia argentea isolate NSW1041297 chromosome 8, ASM2092103v1, whole genome shotgun sequence genomic DNA contains:
- the LOC115737859 gene encoding myosin-17-like isoform X3, with protein sequence MAQPVQIIVGSHVWVEDPVLAWIDGEVNSINGHEVQVKTTKGKTVMTNVSKVYPKDTEAPPGGVDDMTKLSYLHEPGVLENLATRYQLNEIYTYTGNILIAVNPFQRLPHLYDTHMMEQYKGADFGELSPHVFAVGDAAYRAMINGGKSNSILVSGESGAGKTETTKMLMRYLAYLGGRSGVEGRTVEQQVLESNPVLEAFGNAKTVRNNNSSRFGKFVEIQFDKNGRISGAAIRTYLLERSRVCQISNPERNYHCFYLLCAAPEEDIARYKLGSPKSFHYLNQTSCYELEGVNDAHEYLATRRAMDIVGINEEEQEAIFRVVAAILHLGNIDFAKGKEIDSSVIKDEKSRFHLNNTAELLRCDAQSLEDALIKRVMVTPEEVITRTLDPVNAVGSRDALAKTLYSRLFDWIVEKINLSIGQDPTSKSLIGVLDIYGFESFKSNSFEQFCINFTNEKLQQHFNQHVFKMEQEEYSKEEINWSYIEFVDNQDVLDLIEKKPGGIIALLDEACMFPKSTHETFAQKLYQTFKSDKRFIKPKLSRTDFTILHYAGEVTYQANLFLDKNKDYVVAEHQALLTASKCPFVAGLFPPLPEESSKSSKFSSIGSRFKLQLQSLMETLSSTEPHYIRCVKPNNVLKPAIFENVNVIQQLRCGGVLEAIRISCAGYPTRRTFYDFLDRFSVLSPEVLEGNYDDKVACQMILDKKGLKGYQIGKTKIFLRAGQMAELDARRSEVLGNAARTIQLRIRTYMMRKQYTALREASITMQSYCRGRMARELYEQLRREAGALKIQKNFRAFIAKKSHLKLRSCAVVLQTGYRGMIARNEFRFRKQTKASIVIQAHWRCHQAHCYYKSLQKAAIVSQCGWRGRVARRELRKLRMSARESGALKEAKDKLEKRVEELTWRLQLEKRLRIDLEEAKAQEITKLQDTVNALRLKVEEANSMVIKEREAARKAIEEAPPVVKETPVIVQDTERINSLTAEVEKFKVLSIKETQTAENAKKATALAEAKNNELMKKLEDSEKKADEQHILVQRLEEKLSNLESENQVLRQQALVISPSGKAVSVRSKTTIIQRNAENNTALNGEVRKAPGQDSVVALPPSREPETEEKPQKSLNEKQQENQDILLKCISEDLGFSGGRPVAACLIFKCLLHWRSFEVERTGIFDRIIQTIGAAIEDNNDVLAYWLSNASTLLLLLQRTLKASGAANLTPQRRRTSASLFGRVSQGLRGSPQSVGFSFLNGRMLGGADDLRQVEAKYPALLFKQQLTAFLEKIYGMIRDNLKKEISPLLGQCIQAPRTSRASMVKGRSQANAAALQALIAHWKSIVNSLNNCLKTMRANYVPALIVRKIFTQILSFINVQLFNSLLLRRECCSFSNGEYVKTGLAELEQWCHDATEEFVGSALDELKHIRQAVGFLVIHQKPKKSLKEITNDLCPVLSIQQLYRISTMYWDDKYGTHSVSTDVISTMRVMMTEDSNNAVSSSFLLDDDSSIPFTVEEISKSIEPIEVPEIEPPPLIRANSGFTFLLQRAE encoded by the exons ATG GCTCAGCCAGTGCAAATAATTGTGGGTTCTCATGTGTGGGTTGAAGATCCCGTTCTTGCATGGATTGATGGAGAAGTTAATTCAATTAATGGTCATGAGGTCCAAGTCAAGACGACAAAAGGAAAGACG GTCATGACAAATGTGTCGAAAGTATACCCGAAGGATACTGAGGCTCCACCTGGAGGTGTGGATGACATGACAAAGCTTTCTTACTTGCATGAACCTGGAGTGCTGGAGAACCTAGCTACGAGATATCAACTCAATGAAATTTAT ACCTACACAGGAAACATACTTATTGCTGTTAATCCATTTCAAAGATTGCCTCACCTATATGACACCCACATGATGGAACAATATAAGGGAGCTGATTTTGGGGAATTGAGTCCTCATGTATTTGCAGTTGGTGATGCTGCATACAG GGCTATGATCAATGGAGGAAAGAGCAATTCAATTCTGGTCAGTGGAGAAAGTGGGGCTGGTAAAACAGAGACGACAAAGATGCTCATGCGATATCTTGCATACTTGGGGGGGCGATCAGGAGTTGAAGGAAGAACAGTGGAACAACAAGTTCTAGAG TCAAACCCTGTTCTTGAAGCATTTGGCAATGCAAAGACTGTGAGGAACAACAACTCAAG CCGGTTTGGTAAATTTGTTGAGATTCAATTCGACAAAAATGGGCGGATTTCGGGGGCTGCTATTAGAACTTATCTGCTTGAAAGGTCACGCGTTTGTCAGATTTCCAACCCCGAGAGAAACTACCATTGCTTTTACCTTCTTTGTGCTGCTCCAGAGGAG GATATTGCAAGGTATAAGCTAGGaagccctaaatcttttcactacTTGAATCAAACCAGTTGCTATGAGTTAGAAGGAGTAAATGATGCTCATGAATATCTTGCAACAAGGAGGGCTATGGATATAGTTGGAATCAATGAGGAGGAACAG GAGGCAATTTTCAGGGTTGTGGCGGCAATCCTTCATCTTGGAAACATTGATTTTGCTAAGGGAAAGGAGATTGATTCTTCGGTGATAAAGGATGAGAAGTCAAGATTTCATCTTAATAACACAGCAGAACTTCTTAG ATGTGATGCCCAAAGCTTGGAAGATGCTCTGATTAAACGTGTAATGGTGACACCTGAAGAAGTAATCACGAGAACTCTTGATCCTGTTAATGCAGTTGGCAGCAGAGATGCGTTAGCGAAGACGCTATACTCTCGCTTGTTTGATTG GATTGTCGAAAAAATTAACCTTTCAATCGGGCAGGATCCAACATCAAAGTCCTTGATTGGGGTTCTTGATATATAtggttttgaaagttttaaatccAACAG TTTTGAGCAGTTTTGCATAAACTTCACCAATGAGAAGCTGCAACAACATTTTAATCAG CACGTCTTCAAAATGGAGCAGGAAGAGTATAGTAAAGAAGAGATAAATTGGAGCTATATCGAGTTTGTTGATAATCAAGATGTATTGGATTTAATCGAAAAA AAACCTGGAGGGATTATTGCTCTTCTTGATGAGGCCTG TATGTTTCCCAAATCTACCCATGAAACATTTGCCCAGAAGTTATACCAGACTTTTAAAAGCGACAAACGTTTTATCAAACCAAAGCTCTCTCGTACTGATTTTACTATATTACACTATGCAGGGGAG GTTACCTACCAGGCCAATCTATTTCTGGACAAAAACAAAGATTATGTGGTGGCTGAACATCAGGCATTGCTGACTGCATCAAAATGCCCATTTGTGGCAGGTTTATTCCCTCCACTTCCAGAAGAATCATCCAAATCTTCTAAGTTTTCTTCCATTGGTTCCCGCTTCAAG CTGCAACTTCAGTCTCTAATGGAGACACTGAGTTCGACTGAACCTCACTACATCAGATGTGTGAAGCCAAATAATGTTCTGAAACCTGCTATATTTGAAAACGTCAATGTCATCCAACAGTTACGTTGTGGC GGCGTCCTTGAGGCAATTAGGATAAGCTGTGCTGGATATCCTACCAGGCGGACCTTTTATGACTTTCTTGATCGCTTCAGTGTTCTATCTCCAGAAGTTTTAGAAGGGAA CTACGATGATAAAGTTGCTTGTCAAATGATTCTTGATAAGAAGGGATTGAAAGGCTACCAG ATTGGGAAGACCAAAATTTTTCTCAGAGCTGGTCAAATGGCAGAGCTAGATGCTAGGAGGTCTGAGGTGCTTGGAAATGCAGCCAGAACCATTCAGCTGCGAATACGTACTTATATGATGCGAAAGCAGTATACTGCATTGCGCGAGGCTTCTATCACAATGCAGTCTTATTGTCGAG GCAGAATGGCTCGTGAACTTTATGAGCAGTTAAGACGAGAAGCTGGAGCACTGAAGATCCAGAAGAACTTCAGGGCCTTCATTGCAAAAAAATCTCACTTGAAACTAAGGTCATGTGCTGTCGTATTGCAGACAGGATATAGGGGAATGATTGCTAGGAATGAGTTCAGATTTAGGAAACAGACCAAAGCTTCCATTGTCATCCAG GCTCATTGGCGGTGTCACCAAGCACATTGTTATTATAAGAGTCTCCAGAAAGCTGCAATTGTTTCTCAATGTGGATGGAGAGGCAGAGTTGCAAGAAGAGAGCTCAGAAAGCTCAGAATG TCTGCACGTGAGTCAGGTGCTCTTAAAGAAGCAAAGGACAAGCTAGAAAAGCGTGTGGAGGAGCTCACATGGCGTCTACAActtgaaaagcgattaagg ATTGACCTTGAGGAGGCCAAAGCCCAAGAAATTACCAAGTTGCAGGACACAGTAAATGCTTTGCGATTAAAGGTGGAAGAAGCCAACTCTATGGTCATTAAAGAGCGAGAAGCAGCCAGGAAGGCTATAGAAGAAGCACCTCCAGTTGTGAAGGAAACCCCTGTCATTGTTCAAGATACAGAAAGAATCAATTCATTAACAGCTGAGgttgaaaagtttaag GTGTTGTCAATAAAGGAGACACAAACAGCAGAGAATGCAAAAAAAGCTACTGCTCTTGCTGAGGCCAAAAACAATGAGTTGATGAAGAAGCTTGAGGATTCAGAGAAGAAGGCGGACGAACAACATATTTTAGTGCAGAG GCTTGAAGAGAAGCTCTCTAATTTGGAATCAGAAAATCAGGTACTGCGCCAACAGGCACTTGTCATATCACCATCTGGCAAAGCTGTGTCTGTGAGATCAAAGACAACAATCATTCAG AGAAATGCAGAAAACAATACTGCTCTAAATGGAGAAGTTCGAAAAGCTCCA GGACAGGATTCAGTAGTTGCTCTCCCCCCTTCACGGGAACCTGAGACAGAGGAGAAGCCACAGAAATCTCTCAATGAGAAGCAGCAG GAGAATCAAGATATCCTTCTAAAGTGCATCTCTGAAGATCTAGGGTTCTCTGGAGGCAGGCCTGTTGCTGCTTGTCTCATATTCAAATGCCTTCTGCACTGGAGATCATTTGAAGTTGAGAGAACTGGTATTTTTGACCGTATCATTCAAACAATTGGCGCAGCAATTGAG GATAACAACGATGTATTGGCTTATTGGTTGTCCAACGCGTCAACGTTGCTGCTACTATTACAGCGTACACTAAAGGCGAGTGGAGCAGCAAACTTGACTCCACAGCGGCGAAGGACATCAGCTTCTCTATTTGGAAGGGTGTCTCAA GGTCTACGAGGTTCTCCACAAAGTGTTGGGTTCTCATTTCTTAATGGTCGAATGCTTGGTGGTGCTGATGACTTGCGACAAGTTGAGGCCAAGTATCCAGCTTTGCTTTTCAAGCAACAACTTACTGCTTTTCTGGAGAAGATATATGGAATGATTAGAGATAATCTGAAGAAAGAGATCTCCCCCTTGCTGGGACAATGTATTCAG GCACCTAGAACATCACGTGCCAGCATGGTGAAGGGGCGTTCTCAGGCCAATGCTGCGGCTCTTCAAGCTTTAATTGCTCATTGGAAAAGTATTGTGAACAGCCTAAATAATTGCTTGAAGACGATGAGAGCCAATTAT GTTCCAGCATTAATTGTCCGAAAGATTTTCACTCAGATATTGTCATTTATTAATGTCCAATTATTTAACAG TCTTCTATTGAGGCGTGAATGTTGCTCCTTTAGCAATGGGGAGTATGTGAAAACAGGGCTTGCTGAGTTAGAGCAGTGGTGCCATGATGCAACAGAGGAG TTTGTGGGATCAGCTTTAGATGAATTAAAGCATATCAGACAGGCAGTTGGCTTCCTG GTCATTCATCAAAAACCGAAGAAAAGCTTGAAAGAGATAACCAATGATCTTTGCCCT GTTCTTAGCATTCAGCAATTATACAGGATCAGTACAATGTACTGGGATGACAAATATGGCACCCATAGTGTATCAACAGAT GTCATTTCAACCATGAGAGTTATGATGACAGAGGATTCCAACAATGCCGTAAGCAGTTCTTTCCTATTGGATGATGATTCGAG CATCCCGTTCACGGTGGAAGAAATTTCAAAGTCTATCGAGCCGATCGAAGTGCCCGAAATTGAACCTCCGCCTCTAATTCGTGCGAATTCAGGCTTTACATTCTTGCTACAACGTGCAGAATGA
- the LOC115737859 gene encoding myosin-17-like isoform X1, producing the protein MAQPVQIIVGSHVWVEDPVLAWIDGEVNSINGHEVQVKTTKGKTVMTNVSKVYPKDTEAPPGGVDDMTKLSYLHEPGVLENLATRYQLNEIYTYTGNILIAVNPFQRLPHLYDTHMMEQYKGADFGELSPHVFAVGDAAYRAMINGGKSNSILVSGESGAGKTETTKMLMRYLAYLGGRSGVEGRTVEQQVLESNPVLEAFGNAKTVRNNNSSRFGKFVEIQFDKNGRISGAAIRTYLLERSRVCQISNPERNYHCFYLLCAAPEEDIARYKLGSPKSFHYLNQTSCYELEGVNDAHEYLATRRAMDIVGINEEEQEAIFRVVAAILHLGNIDFAKGKEIDSSVIKDEKSRFHLNNTAELLRCDAQSLEDALIKRVMVTPEEVITRTLDPVNAVGSRDALAKTLYSRLFDWIVEKINLSIGQDPTSKSLIGVLDIYGFESFKSNSFEQFCINFTNEKLQQHFNQHVFKMEQEEYSKEEINWSYIEFVDNQDVLDLIEKKPGGIIALLDEACMFPKSTHETFAQKLYQTFKSDKRFIKPKLSRTDFTILHYAGEVTYQANLFLDKNKDYVVAEHQALLTASKCPFVAGLFPPLPEESSKSSKFSSIGSRFKLQLQSLMETLSSTEPHYIRCVKPNNVLKPAIFENVNVIQQLRCGGVLEAIRISCAGYPTRRTFYDFLDRFSVLSPEVLEGNYDDKVACQMILDKKGLKGYQIGKTKIFLRAGQMAELDARRSEVLGNAARTIQLRIRTYMMRKQYTALREASITMQSYCRGRMARELYEQLRREAGALKIQKNFRAFIAKKSHLKLRSCAVVLQTGYRGMIARNEFRFRKQTKASIVIQAHWRCHQAHCYYKSLQKAAIVSQCGWRGRVARRELRKLRMSARESGALKEAKDKLEKRVEELTWRLQLEKRLRIDLEEAKAQEITKLQDTVNALRLKVEEANSMVIKEREAARKAIEEAPPVVKETPVIVQDTERINSLTAEVEKFKVLSIKETQTAENAKKATALAEAKNNELMKKLEDSEKKADEQHILVQRLEEKLSNLESENQVLRQQALVISPSGKAVSVRSKTTIIQRNAENNTALNGEVRKAPGQDSVVALPPSREPETEEKPQKSLNEKQQENQDILLKCISEDLGFSGGRPVAACLIFKCLLHWRSFEVERTGIFDRIIQTIGAAIEVQDNNDVLAYWLSNASTLLLLLQRTLKASGAANLTPQRRRTSASLFGRVSQGLRGSPQSVGFSFLNGRMLGGADDLRQVEAKYPALLFKQQLTAFLEKIYGMIRDNLKKEISPLLGQCIQAPRTSRASMVKGRSQANAAALQALIAHWKSIVNSLNNCLKTMRANYVPALIVRKIFTQILSFINVQLFNSLLLRRECCSFSNGEYVKTGLAELEQWCHDATEEFVGSALDELKHIRQAVGFLVIHQKPKKSLKEITNDLCPVLSIQQLYRISTMYWDDKYGTHSVSTDVISTMRVMMTEDSNNAVSSSFLLDDDSSIPFTVEEISKSIEPIEVPEIEPPPLIRANSGFTFLLQRAE; encoded by the exons ATG GCTCAGCCAGTGCAAATAATTGTGGGTTCTCATGTGTGGGTTGAAGATCCCGTTCTTGCATGGATTGATGGAGAAGTTAATTCAATTAATGGTCATGAGGTCCAAGTCAAGACGACAAAAGGAAAGACG GTCATGACAAATGTGTCGAAAGTATACCCGAAGGATACTGAGGCTCCACCTGGAGGTGTGGATGACATGACAAAGCTTTCTTACTTGCATGAACCTGGAGTGCTGGAGAACCTAGCTACGAGATATCAACTCAATGAAATTTAT ACCTACACAGGAAACATACTTATTGCTGTTAATCCATTTCAAAGATTGCCTCACCTATATGACACCCACATGATGGAACAATATAAGGGAGCTGATTTTGGGGAATTGAGTCCTCATGTATTTGCAGTTGGTGATGCTGCATACAG GGCTATGATCAATGGAGGAAAGAGCAATTCAATTCTGGTCAGTGGAGAAAGTGGGGCTGGTAAAACAGAGACGACAAAGATGCTCATGCGATATCTTGCATACTTGGGGGGGCGATCAGGAGTTGAAGGAAGAACAGTGGAACAACAAGTTCTAGAG TCAAACCCTGTTCTTGAAGCATTTGGCAATGCAAAGACTGTGAGGAACAACAACTCAAG CCGGTTTGGTAAATTTGTTGAGATTCAATTCGACAAAAATGGGCGGATTTCGGGGGCTGCTATTAGAACTTATCTGCTTGAAAGGTCACGCGTTTGTCAGATTTCCAACCCCGAGAGAAACTACCATTGCTTTTACCTTCTTTGTGCTGCTCCAGAGGAG GATATTGCAAGGTATAAGCTAGGaagccctaaatcttttcactacTTGAATCAAACCAGTTGCTATGAGTTAGAAGGAGTAAATGATGCTCATGAATATCTTGCAACAAGGAGGGCTATGGATATAGTTGGAATCAATGAGGAGGAACAG GAGGCAATTTTCAGGGTTGTGGCGGCAATCCTTCATCTTGGAAACATTGATTTTGCTAAGGGAAAGGAGATTGATTCTTCGGTGATAAAGGATGAGAAGTCAAGATTTCATCTTAATAACACAGCAGAACTTCTTAG ATGTGATGCCCAAAGCTTGGAAGATGCTCTGATTAAACGTGTAATGGTGACACCTGAAGAAGTAATCACGAGAACTCTTGATCCTGTTAATGCAGTTGGCAGCAGAGATGCGTTAGCGAAGACGCTATACTCTCGCTTGTTTGATTG GATTGTCGAAAAAATTAACCTTTCAATCGGGCAGGATCCAACATCAAAGTCCTTGATTGGGGTTCTTGATATATAtggttttgaaagttttaaatccAACAG TTTTGAGCAGTTTTGCATAAACTTCACCAATGAGAAGCTGCAACAACATTTTAATCAG CACGTCTTCAAAATGGAGCAGGAAGAGTATAGTAAAGAAGAGATAAATTGGAGCTATATCGAGTTTGTTGATAATCAAGATGTATTGGATTTAATCGAAAAA AAACCTGGAGGGATTATTGCTCTTCTTGATGAGGCCTG TATGTTTCCCAAATCTACCCATGAAACATTTGCCCAGAAGTTATACCAGACTTTTAAAAGCGACAAACGTTTTATCAAACCAAAGCTCTCTCGTACTGATTTTACTATATTACACTATGCAGGGGAG GTTACCTACCAGGCCAATCTATTTCTGGACAAAAACAAAGATTATGTGGTGGCTGAACATCAGGCATTGCTGACTGCATCAAAATGCCCATTTGTGGCAGGTTTATTCCCTCCACTTCCAGAAGAATCATCCAAATCTTCTAAGTTTTCTTCCATTGGTTCCCGCTTCAAG CTGCAACTTCAGTCTCTAATGGAGACACTGAGTTCGACTGAACCTCACTACATCAGATGTGTGAAGCCAAATAATGTTCTGAAACCTGCTATATTTGAAAACGTCAATGTCATCCAACAGTTACGTTGTGGC GGCGTCCTTGAGGCAATTAGGATAAGCTGTGCTGGATATCCTACCAGGCGGACCTTTTATGACTTTCTTGATCGCTTCAGTGTTCTATCTCCAGAAGTTTTAGAAGGGAA CTACGATGATAAAGTTGCTTGTCAAATGATTCTTGATAAGAAGGGATTGAAAGGCTACCAG ATTGGGAAGACCAAAATTTTTCTCAGAGCTGGTCAAATGGCAGAGCTAGATGCTAGGAGGTCTGAGGTGCTTGGAAATGCAGCCAGAACCATTCAGCTGCGAATACGTACTTATATGATGCGAAAGCAGTATACTGCATTGCGCGAGGCTTCTATCACAATGCAGTCTTATTGTCGAG GCAGAATGGCTCGTGAACTTTATGAGCAGTTAAGACGAGAAGCTGGAGCACTGAAGATCCAGAAGAACTTCAGGGCCTTCATTGCAAAAAAATCTCACTTGAAACTAAGGTCATGTGCTGTCGTATTGCAGACAGGATATAGGGGAATGATTGCTAGGAATGAGTTCAGATTTAGGAAACAGACCAAAGCTTCCATTGTCATCCAG GCTCATTGGCGGTGTCACCAAGCACATTGTTATTATAAGAGTCTCCAGAAAGCTGCAATTGTTTCTCAATGTGGATGGAGAGGCAGAGTTGCAAGAAGAGAGCTCAGAAAGCTCAGAATG TCTGCACGTGAGTCAGGTGCTCTTAAAGAAGCAAAGGACAAGCTAGAAAAGCGTGTGGAGGAGCTCACATGGCGTCTACAActtgaaaagcgattaagg ATTGACCTTGAGGAGGCCAAAGCCCAAGAAATTACCAAGTTGCAGGACACAGTAAATGCTTTGCGATTAAAGGTGGAAGAAGCCAACTCTATGGTCATTAAAGAGCGAGAAGCAGCCAGGAAGGCTATAGAAGAAGCACCTCCAGTTGTGAAGGAAACCCCTGTCATTGTTCAAGATACAGAAAGAATCAATTCATTAACAGCTGAGgttgaaaagtttaag GTGTTGTCAATAAAGGAGACACAAACAGCAGAGAATGCAAAAAAAGCTACTGCTCTTGCTGAGGCCAAAAACAATGAGTTGATGAAGAAGCTTGAGGATTCAGAGAAGAAGGCGGACGAACAACATATTTTAGTGCAGAG GCTTGAAGAGAAGCTCTCTAATTTGGAATCAGAAAATCAGGTACTGCGCCAACAGGCACTTGTCATATCACCATCTGGCAAAGCTGTGTCTGTGAGATCAAAGACAACAATCATTCAG AGAAATGCAGAAAACAATACTGCTCTAAATGGAGAAGTTCGAAAAGCTCCA GGACAGGATTCAGTAGTTGCTCTCCCCCCTTCACGGGAACCTGAGACAGAGGAGAAGCCACAGAAATCTCTCAATGAGAAGCAGCAG GAGAATCAAGATATCCTTCTAAAGTGCATCTCTGAAGATCTAGGGTTCTCTGGAGGCAGGCCTGTTGCTGCTTGTCTCATATTCAAATGCCTTCTGCACTGGAGATCATTTGAAGTTGAGAGAACTGGTATTTTTGACCGTATCATTCAAACAATTGGCGCAGCAATTGAG GTGCAGGATAACAACGATGTATTGGCTTATTGGTTGTCCAACGCGTCAACGTTGCTGCTACTATTACAGCGTACACTAAAGGCGAGTGGAGCAGCAAACTTGACTCCACAGCGGCGAAGGACATCAGCTTCTCTATTTGGAAGGGTGTCTCAA GGTCTACGAGGTTCTCCACAAAGTGTTGGGTTCTCATTTCTTAATGGTCGAATGCTTGGTGGTGCTGATGACTTGCGACAAGTTGAGGCCAAGTATCCAGCTTTGCTTTTCAAGCAACAACTTACTGCTTTTCTGGAGAAGATATATGGAATGATTAGAGATAATCTGAAGAAAGAGATCTCCCCCTTGCTGGGACAATGTATTCAG GCACCTAGAACATCACGTGCCAGCATGGTGAAGGGGCGTTCTCAGGCCAATGCTGCGGCTCTTCAAGCTTTAATTGCTCATTGGAAAAGTATTGTGAACAGCCTAAATAATTGCTTGAAGACGATGAGAGCCAATTAT GTTCCAGCATTAATTGTCCGAAAGATTTTCACTCAGATATTGTCATTTATTAATGTCCAATTATTTAACAG TCTTCTATTGAGGCGTGAATGTTGCTCCTTTAGCAATGGGGAGTATGTGAAAACAGGGCTTGCTGAGTTAGAGCAGTGGTGCCATGATGCAACAGAGGAG TTTGTGGGATCAGCTTTAGATGAATTAAAGCATATCAGACAGGCAGTTGGCTTCCTG GTCATTCATCAAAAACCGAAGAAAAGCTTGAAAGAGATAACCAATGATCTTTGCCCT GTTCTTAGCATTCAGCAATTATACAGGATCAGTACAATGTACTGGGATGACAAATATGGCACCCATAGTGTATCAACAGAT GTCATTTCAACCATGAGAGTTATGATGACAGAGGATTCCAACAATGCCGTAAGCAGTTCTTTCCTATTGGATGATGATTCGAG CATCCCGTTCACGGTGGAAGAAATTTCAAAGTCTATCGAGCCGATCGAAGTGCCCGAAATTGAACCTCCGCCTCTAATTCGTGCGAATTCAGGCTTTACATTCTTGCTACAACGTGCAGAATGA